From a single Alkalihalophilus pseudofirmus genomic region:
- a CDS encoding helix-turn-helix domain-containing protein, which yields MRGKQLKILRIQHDIKAKDIALALGVSKAYISILENEVQQIPKHIYEKWTTYIETVSNNITIN from the coding sequence TTGAGAGGGAAACAACTTAAAATTTTACGCATTCAGCATGACATAAAGGCAAAAGACATTGCATTGGCACTAGGGGTGAGCAAAGCGTACATAAGCATCCTAGAGAACGAAGTGCAGCAAATACCTAAACATATCTACGAGAAGTGGACTACATACATAGAAACTGTCAGCAATAACATTACAATAAATTAA
- a CDS encoding ATP-dependent DNA helicase, which translates to MNETISLRVEVAKEIRYFDNGFGIYSFYPLSNHSSVKINKSYGNFSVKGNTFQLAEGMEYEIEITPTEFHPQYGQGYEFVSVKQDRPTSAQEQQVYIKTLLTDTQARAIIDKYPNDKILDLMREDKFDYSDIKGIGKKTYVKIKKHLLDNLDIQEAIIELKDLKISFPAMKKLIDHYGSAEMAVQKIKENIYNLCSVSNFGFKTVDKFAMNRGDSKESRNRILAGLTFLLAQEESNGHCWMSKFTLMEKARELLEISRTIIEDNIDSLPEKAFYVEGDTVARRVAYNTEKNIMKKLIELRDAESKIDVKYDEEKVKELEKEQGFEYSDEQREAIKLAMENNVLVINGKAGAGKTTVLKGIVKLLDQYNHAACALSGKASKVLSENGLQGSTIHRLLGIESDGFKYNEDNPLPKHILFIDETSMINIYLFFDILRAVENGYKLIIVGDDGQLSSIGSGAVLRDLLASDLLPTIELTKVQRQAEKSGILSIANKIREGEQIIKSGDYGKKVFGELKDLLVIPMEHKEQIIDLTIDIAKRKFINKDLHEFQFITGRKQGGDISVYELNNALQKVFNEKKGKPIEKNKYSFYEGDKVIQCGNNYDVDGTGVNVFNGTIGIIEKIEHGVTDIDKKKKNFIHIQFEGIEEPVVYTEDDMIMIELAYAISTHRSQGSTIPYVIFVFDYASYMLLSKQFCYTGITRAKKGAVMICELSALRHAIKTDVSDMRRTFLSELL; encoded by the coding sequence TTGAACGAGACTATTAGTTTAAGAGTAGAGGTAGCGAAAGAGATTAGATACTTCGATAACGGATTTGGTATTTATAGCTTTTATCCATTAAGCAATCATAGCTCTGTAAAGATCAATAAGTCATACGGGAACTTCTCGGTAAAAGGAAATACATTTCAATTGGCTGAAGGAATGGAGTATGAGATTGAAATCACACCAACTGAATTTCACCCTCAGTATGGTCAGGGATATGAATTTGTATCAGTAAAGCAAGACAGACCAACATCTGCACAAGAGCAGCAAGTGTATATAAAGACACTTCTAACGGATACTCAGGCAAGAGCTATCATTGATAAGTACCCTAATGATAAGATTCTCGATTTAATGAGAGAAGATAAGTTTGATTACAGTGACATTAAAGGAATTGGAAAGAAAACGTATGTGAAAATCAAAAAGCACCTTCTAGACAATCTTGATATTCAAGAAGCTATTATTGAGCTTAAAGATTTAAAGATTAGCTTCCCTGCTATGAAGAAACTAATTGATCACTACGGTTCAGCAGAAATGGCTGTACAGAAGATTAAAGAGAATATCTACAACCTATGTAGCGTATCTAACTTTGGCTTTAAGACAGTGGATAAGTTTGCTATGAATAGAGGCGACAGTAAAGAAAGTAGAAATAGAATTCTTGCTGGCTTAACTTTTCTACTCGCACAAGAGGAATCAAACGGTCATTGTTGGATGAGTAAGTTTACATTAATGGAGAAAGCAAGAGAACTGTTAGAGATTTCAAGAACGATTATCGAGGACAATATTGATAGCTTACCTGAAAAAGCTTTTTATGTAGAAGGTGATACTGTAGCAAGAAGGGTTGCTTACAATACTGAGAAAAATATCATGAAGAAGTTAATTGAATTGCGAGATGCTGAAAGTAAGATTGATGTGAAGTATGATGAGGAAAAAGTAAAAGAATTAGAAAAAGAACAGGGATTTGAATACTCAGATGAGCAACGAGAAGCAATTAAGTTGGCTATGGAGAATAATGTTTTAGTTATTAATGGTAAGGCAGGTGCAGGTAAGACAACAGTGCTTAAAGGTATTGTAAAGTTACTTGATCAGTATAATCATGCTGCTTGTGCATTATCTGGAAAAGCAAGTAAAGTTCTTTCAGAAAATGGATTACAGGGTAGTACGATACATAGATTATTGGGAATTGAATCAGATGGCTTTAAATACAATGAGGATAATCCTCTTCCTAAGCATATCTTGTTTATTGATGAAACGAGTATGATTAATATCTATCTCTTCTTTGACATTCTCAGAGCAGTAGAGAATGGATATAAGCTTATTATCGTAGGAGATGATGGTCAGCTCAGTTCAATTGGCTCAGGTGCTGTATTAAGGGATTTACTTGCTTCTGACTTACTTCCTACGATTGAGTTAACTAAAGTACAACGTCAAGCAGAGAAGTCAGGCATCCTTTCTATTGCTAATAAGATTCGTGAGGGCGAACAGATTATCAAAAGTGGTGACTATGGTAAAAAGGTGTTTGGTGAACTGAAGGATCTGCTGGTCATTCCAATGGAACATAAGGAGCAAATTATTGATTTGACGATTGATATTGCAAAGAGGAAATTTATCAATAAAGACTTGCATGAGTTTCAATTCATTACTGGAAGGAAGCAAGGTGGAGATATAAGCGTATACGAGCTTAATAACGCCTTACAGAAGGTCTTTAATGAGAAGAAGGGTAAACCTATTGAGAAGAATAAATACTCGTTCTATGAGGGCGACAAGGTTATCCAATGTGGAAATAACTATGATGTAGATGGAACAGGTGTAAATGTCTTTAATGGAACAATTGGAATCATTGAGAAGATTGAACATGGAGTAACTGATATTGATAAAAAGAAGAAGAACTTTATCCATATTCAGTTTGAAGGAATTGAAGAACCAGTTGTTTACACTGAGGATGATATGATTATGATTGAGTTGGCTTATGCGATATCAACACATCGTAGTCAAGGTAGTACCATTCCATACGTCATCTTTGTGTTTGACTATGCTTCATATATGCTACTGAGCAAACAGTTCTGTTATACGGGGATTACAAGAGCTAAGAAGGGTGCTGTAATGATTTGTGAGTTAAGTGCCTTACGCCATGCAATTAAAACTGATGTAAGTGATATGAGAAGAACGTTCTTGAGTGAGTTGTTATAA